Proteins from a genomic interval of Zingiber officinale cultivar Zhangliang chromosome 2A, Zo_v1.1, whole genome shotgun sequence:
- the LOC122040831 gene encoding ABC transporter C family member 10-like isoform X2 — MDALAGSALDAWMNFCGDSSCVDQGTFGSCGFSQLFYSSTCTNHILVSSINVVLIIAFLLKFVCKVSSRSVSVHLYFSLPSLLRNISAVFSSLLGMVYLLLGLWMLASNLRIGTGIHPPHQWFVLLAQGFCLVLITLTLSIRHIQVGFTFIRIWLVGAACSIGFVCFSSILEVLVDNEVSFLGYVDLSSLVATVLLLFCVFKGSNQPDSYTSFNGTLYEPLKNETNASVENSDAEVTPFAYAGFFSKMSFWWLNPLMKKGYQKPLEENDIPKLGQVDQAGYCYSLFLEKLNSQKDRYGTVSPSILWTIVSCYRKEIILSGLFALLKILTLSSGPVLLNAFIKVSLGNKAFKHEDYVLAFGLFCAKCLESLSQRQWYFRTRRLGLQVRSLLSAAIYQKQLKLSNAAKLVHSSGEIMNYVTVDAYRIGEFPYWFHQTWTTTFQLFIALMILYNSVGLATISAMIVIVLTVACNAPLAKLQHKFQTKLMEAQDIRLKAVSEALVNVKVLKLYAWETHFKKIIEGLRETELKWLSAFQFRRAYNSFLFWSSPVLVSAATFTTCYFLHIPLNPSNVFTFVATLRLVQDPVRLIPEVIGTVIQANVAFARIVNFLHAPEINIKHIRKHTHLNADCPVVIQGGSFSWEESTLKPTLRNLNLVVKAKEKVAICGEVGSGKSSLLAAILGEIPKTEGKIQVSGKVAYVAQTAWIQTGSIQDNILFGLNMDKQRYQETLEKCSLMKDINMLPLGDLTEIGERGVNLSGGQKQRIQLARALYQDADIYLLDDPFSAVDAHTASSLFNEYVMVGLAEKTVILVTHQVDFLLVFDSIMLMSDGEVLSSASYDELLTSCKEFEDLVIAHRDTIGPRKLERVAFQTQSKTSVREINSSHNEKKNEMEKPSEVHQLIKREEKERGDTGLKPYIQYLNQNKGYLYVSLAGLCHLIFVVGQVSQNSWMAASVQNSQISTLHLITVYLAIGFGTVVFLLGRSVFVVTLGLQSSRSLFLLLLNSLFRAPMSFFDSTPLGRILSRVSSDLSIVDLDVPFAFFFSMSATMNCFSNLGVLAAVTWPVLFISLPMIYLTIRLQRYYLASAKELMRINGTTKSLVANHLSESLTGSTTIRAFSEEDRFFSKSLELIDKNASPFFHNFAASEWLIQRLETMSAVVVSSSALIMALLPPGTFSPGFIGMALSYGLSLNVSLVFSIQNQCILANNIISVERLDQYMHITSEAAETVEDNKPPVDWPVIGRVEIYDLKIRYRKEAPLVLCGISCTFEGGKKIGIVGRTGSGKTTLIGALFRLVEPEGGKITIDDIDITTIGLHDLRSCLGIIPQDPTLFHGSVRYNLDPLGQYTDQHIWEVLDKCQLREVVQEKEGGLDSLGKIVRHCFCSMILLKMD; from the exons CTGTGTTCAGTTCTTTGTTGGGAATGGTCTATTTATTACTTGGATTGTGGATGCTGGCCTCTAATCTGAGGATAGGCACGGGCATCCATCCTCCACATCAGTGGTTTGTCTTGTTAGCTCAAGGCTTTTGTTTGGTACTCATTACTCTTACCCTCAGCATCAGGCACATACAAGTTGGCTTTACATTCATTAGGATCTGGTTGGTGGGTGCAGCCTGCTCTATTGGATTTGTGTGCTTTTCTTCTATTTTAGAGGTCCTGGTAGATAACGAGGTGTCTTTTTTAGGTTACGTTGATCTTTCATCCTTGGTAGCAACTGTTCTGCTGCTGTTTTGTGTGTTCAAGGGGTCCAATCAGCCAGACAGTTACACATCATTTAACGGAACTCTTTATGAGCCCTTGAAAAATGAAACAAACGCAAGTGTAGAAAATTCAGATGCAGAAGTGACTCCCTTTGCATATGCTGGGTTCTTTAGTAAAATGTCATTCTGGTGGTTGAACCCCTTGATGAAGAAGGGTTACCAGAAACCTCTTGAAGAAAATGATATTCCTAAGCTCGGACAGGTCGATCAAGCTGGCTATTGTTATTCATTATTCTTGGAGAAGCTAAATAGTCAAAAAGATAGATATGGTACAGTTTCACCTTCAATTTTATGGACTATAGTTTCTTGCTATAGGAAGGAAATCATATTATCTGGGCTTTTTGCATTGCTTAAGATCTTGACACTATCTTCTGGTCCAGTGCTCTTAAATGCCTTCATAAAGGTGTCATTAGGAAATAAGGCTTTTAAGCATGAAGATTATGTTCTAGCCTTTGGATTGTTCTGTGCAAAATGCTTGGAGTCATTGTCTCAAAGACAGTGGTACTTTCGCACTAGAAGGTTAGGACTACAAGTGCGATCTTTACTATCAGCAGCTATTTACCAGAAGCAACTGAAGCTCTCAAATGCAGCTAAGTTAGTTCATTCTTCAGGGGAGATAATGAACTATGTTACCGTGGATGCCTACAGGATAGGTGAATTTCCATATTGGTTTCATCAAACATGGACTACAACATTCCAACTTTTCATTGCTTTAATGATTCTCTATAATTCTGTGGGTCTTGCAACAATTTCAGCAATGATTGTGATAGTCCTTACTGTTGCTTGTAATGCACCCTTGGCAAAACTGCAGCACAAGTTTCAGACAAAGCTAATGGAAGCTCAGGATATCAGGCTCAAGGCTGTATCAGAGGCCTTGGTGAATGTGAAGGTGCTGAAGCTGTATGCTTGGGAAAcacatttcaagaaaataattGAAGGTTTGAGAGAAACTGAATTGAAGTGGCTGTCAGCATTTCAATTTCGCAGAGCATACAATAGCTTCCTGTTTTGGTCATCCCCTGTTCTAGTGTCAGCTGCTACTTTCACTACATGCTATTTCCTTCACATTCCTCTCAATCCTAGCAATGTTTTCACCTTCGTAGCAACATTGCGTCTAGTCCAAGACCCAGTGAGACTAATACCAGAAGTCATTGGTACTGTAATTCAAGCAAATGTTGCCTTTGCACGGATAGTCAACTTTTTGCATGCACCTGAGATAAATATTAAACATATTAGAAAACATACTCACTTGAATGCCGACTGCCCAGTTGTGATTCAGGGTGGCAGCTTTTCTTGGGAAGAGAGCACATTGAAGCCAACACTGAGAAATTTAAACCTGGTTGTTAAAGCTAAAGAGAAAGTAGCAATCTGTGGTGAAGTTGGTTCGGGAAAATCAAGTCTCTTAGCTGCTATCTTGGGAGAGATTCCTAAGACAGAAGGAAAG ATACAAGTTTCTGGAAAAGTTGCCTATGTTGCTCAAACTGCATGGATACAAACAGGGAGTATACAAGATAACATTCTGTTTGGCTTAAACATGGATAAGCAAAGATATCAGGAGACACTAGAAAAGTGTTCTTTGATGAAGGATATCAATATGTTACCATTAGGCGATCTTACTGAAATAGGAGAAAGAGGAGTAAATCTCAGTGGTGGCCAGAAACAACGCATTCAACTTGCTCGTGCACTTTATCAAGATGCTGACATATATCTGCTGGATGATCCTTTTAGTGCTGTTGATGCTCATACTGCTAGTAGCCTATTTAAT gaaTACGTTATGGTTGGTCTAGCAGAGAAGACAGTCATTTTAGTGACTCATCAAGTTGATTTCCTTCTGGTTTTTGATTCAATTATG TTAATGTCAGATGGTGAAGTTCTTAGTTCTGCATCTTACGATGAGCTACTGACTTCTTGCAAAGAATTTGAAGACCTTGTTATTGCACACAGAGACACAATTGGCCCTAGAAAGCTTGAGAGAGTTGCGTTCCAGACACAAAGCAAGACATCTGTGAGAGAGATTAACAGTtcacataatgaaaagaaaaatgaaatggaaaaaccTTCTGAAGTACATCAACTAAtaaagagagaagagaaagaaagaggTGACACTGGTCTGAAGCCTTACATACAGTATCTCAACCAGAACAAGGGATACCTGTATGTCTCACTAGCAGGTCTTTGTCACTTGATATTTGTAGTTGGACAGGTTTCACAGAATTCATGGATGGCTGCTAGTGTTCAGAACTCTCAGATCAGCACGTTGCATTTGATTACTGTGTACTTGGCAATTGGGTTTGGTACTGTTGTCTTCTTGCTCGGCAGATCTGTGTTTGTGGTGACTCTTGGTCTCCAGTCTTCAAGGTCTTTGTTCTTGCTGTTATTAAACTCTCTTTTCCGTGCACCCATGTCTTTTTTTGATTCCACCCCGCTTGGAAGGATACTAAGCCGG GTCTCCTCTGACTTAAGTATTGTTGACCTTGATGTTCCGTTTGCCTTTTTCTTTAGCATGAGTGCTACAATGAATTGTTTCAGCAATCTTGGGGTTCTTGCTGCTGTTACATGGCCAGTTCTTTTTATCTCCCTACCAATGATCTACCTTACAATTCGGTTGCAG AGATACTACTTAGCTTCTGCAAAGGAGTTGATGCGCATAAATGGCACTACAAAATCGCTTGTGGCAAATCATCTCTCTGAGTCCTTAACTGGATCCACAACAATCAGGGCTTTTAGTGAGGAAGATCGGTTCTTTTCCAAAAGCTTGGAACTTATCGACAAAAATGCTAGTCCTTTCTTCCATAATTTTGCAGCAAGTGAGTGGTTAATTCAACGTTTAGAAACAATGAGTGCTGTTGTTGTTTCTTCATCAGCACTCATCATGGCTTTGCTTCCTCCAGGAACTTTTAGCCCTG GATTTATTGGAATGGCTCTGTCTTATGGCCTTTCTTTGAATGTTTCACTGGTTTTCTCTATTCAAAACCAGTGCATTCTTGCAAATAATATCATCTCTGTAGAAAGGCTGGATCAATACATGCATATAACTAGCGAGGCCGCTGAAACTGTTGAAGATAATAAGCCACCAGTTGATTGGCCTGTTATTGGTAGAGTGGAAATTTACGATTTGAAG ATAAGGTACAGGAAGGAGGCACCACTTGTATTATGTGGAATTAGTTGTACATTTGAAGGGGGAAAGAAGATTGGGATTGTTGGAAGGACTGGAAGTGGGAAGACAACTCTCATAGGTGCATTGTTTCGTCTGGTTGAGCCTGAAGGAGGAAAAATCACCATTGACGATATTGATATTACCACAATTGGGTTGCATGATCTGAGGTCTTGCCTTGGAATCATCCCTCAGGATCCAACCCTTTTTCATGGTTCTGTCCGTTATAATTTGGATCCTTTAGGACAATACACAGATCAACATATCTGGGAG GTCCTTGACAAATGCCAGCTACGAGAAGTTGTTCAAGAGAAAGAAGGCGGCTTGGATTCACTAGGCAAGATTGTGCGACATTGTTTTTGTTCGATGATT TTGTTGAAGATGGATTGA
- the LOC122040831 gene encoding ABC transporter C family member 10-like isoform X1, producing the protein MDALAGSALDAWMNFCGDSSCVDQGTFGSCGFSQLFYSSTCTNHILVSSINVVLIIAFLLKFVCKVSSRSVSVHLYFSLPSLLRNISAVFSSLLGMVYLLLGLWMLASNLRIGTGIHPPHQWFVLLAQGFCLVLITLTLSIRHIQVGFTFIRIWLVGAACSIGFVCFSSILEVLVDNEVSFLGYVDLSSLVATVLLLFCVFKGSNQPDSYTSFNGTLYEPLKNETNASVENSDAEVTPFAYAGFFSKMSFWWLNPLMKKGYQKPLEENDIPKLGQVDQAGYCYSLFLEKLNSQKDRYGTVSPSILWTIVSCYRKEIILSGLFALLKILTLSSGPVLLNAFIKVSLGNKAFKHEDYVLAFGLFCAKCLESLSQRQWYFRTRRLGLQVRSLLSAAIYQKQLKLSNAAKLVHSSGEIMNYVTVDAYRIGEFPYWFHQTWTTTFQLFIALMILYNSVGLATISAMIVIVLTVACNAPLAKLQHKFQTKLMEAQDIRLKAVSEALVNVKVLKLYAWETHFKKIIEGLRETELKWLSAFQFRRAYNSFLFWSSPVLVSAATFTTCYFLHIPLNPSNVFTFVATLRLVQDPVRLIPEVIGTVIQANVAFARIVNFLHAPEINIKHIRKHTHLNADCPVVIQGGSFSWEESTLKPTLRNLNLVVKAKEKVAICGEVGSGKSSLLAAILGEIPKTEGKIQVSGKVAYVAQTAWIQTGSIQDNILFGLNMDKQRYQETLEKCSLMKDINMLPLGDLTEIGERGVNLSGGQKQRIQLARALYQDADIYLLDDPFSAVDAHTASSLFNEYVMVGLAEKTVILVTHQVDFLLVFDSIMLMSDGEVLSSASYDELLTSCKEFEDLVIAHRDTIGPRKLERVAFQTQSKTSVREINSSHNEKKNEMEKPSEVHQLIKREEKERGDTGLKPYIQYLNQNKGYLYVSLAGLCHLIFVVGQVSQNSWMAASVQNSQISTLHLITVYLAIGFGTVVFLLGRSVFVVTLGLQSSRSLFLLLLNSLFRAPMSFFDSTPLGRILSRVSSDLSIVDLDVPFAFFFSMSATMNCFSNLGVLAAVTWPVLFISLPMIYLTIRLQRYYLASAKELMRINGTTKSLVANHLSESLTGSTTIRAFSEEDRFFSKSLELIDKNASPFFHNFAASEWLIQRLETMSAVVVSSSALIMALLPPGTFSPGFIGMALSYGLSLNVSLVFSIQNQCILANNIISVERLDQYMHITSEAAETVEDNKPPVDWPVIGRVEIYDLKIRYRKEAPLVLCGISCTFEGGKKIGIVGRTGSGKTTLIGALFRLVEPEGGKITIDDIDITTIGLHDLRSCLGIIPQDPTLFHGSVRYNLDPLGQYTDQHIWEVLDKCQLREVVQEKEGGLDSLVVEDGLNWSMGQRQLFCLGRALLRRSRILVLDEATASIDNATDAILQKTIRTEFADCTVITVAHRIPTVMDCDMVLAISDGNLVEFDEPMKLMKTEASLFGKLVKEYWTQASDASI; encoded by the exons CTGTGTTCAGTTCTTTGTTGGGAATGGTCTATTTATTACTTGGATTGTGGATGCTGGCCTCTAATCTGAGGATAGGCACGGGCATCCATCCTCCACATCAGTGGTTTGTCTTGTTAGCTCAAGGCTTTTGTTTGGTACTCATTACTCTTACCCTCAGCATCAGGCACATACAAGTTGGCTTTACATTCATTAGGATCTGGTTGGTGGGTGCAGCCTGCTCTATTGGATTTGTGTGCTTTTCTTCTATTTTAGAGGTCCTGGTAGATAACGAGGTGTCTTTTTTAGGTTACGTTGATCTTTCATCCTTGGTAGCAACTGTTCTGCTGCTGTTTTGTGTGTTCAAGGGGTCCAATCAGCCAGACAGTTACACATCATTTAACGGAACTCTTTATGAGCCCTTGAAAAATGAAACAAACGCAAGTGTAGAAAATTCAGATGCAGAAGTGACTCCCTTTGCATATGCTGGGTTCTTTAGTAAAATGTCATTCTGGTGGTTGAACCCCTTGATGAAGAAGGGTTACCAGAAACCTCTTGAAGAAAATGATATTCCTAAGCTCGGACAGGTCGATCAAGCTGGCTATTGTTATTCATTATTCTTGGAGAAGCTAAATAGTCAAAAAGATAGATATGGTACAGTTTCACCTTCAATTTTATGGACTATAGTTTCTTGCTATAGGAAGGAAATCATATTATCTGGGCTTTTTGCATTGCTTAAGATCTTGACACTATCTTCTGGTCCAGTGCTCTTAAATGCCTTCATAAAGGTGTCATTAGGAAATAAGGCTTTTAAGCATGAAGATTATGTTCTAGCCTTTGGATTGTTCTGTGCAAAATGCTTGGAGTCATTGTCTCAAAGACAGTGGTACTTTCGCACTAGAAGGTTAGGACTACAAGTGCGATCTTTACTATCAGCAGCTATTTACCAGAAGCAACTGAAGCTCTCAAATGCAGCTAAGTTAGTTCATTCTTCAGGGGAGATAATGAACTATGTTACCGTGGATGCCTACAGGATAGGTGAATTTCCATATTGGTTTCATCAAACATGGACTACAACATTCCAACTTTTCATTGCTTTAATGATTCTCTATAATTCTGTGGGTCTTGCAACAATTTCAGCAATGATTGTGATAGTCCTTACTGTTGCTTGTAATGCACCCTTGGCAAAACTGCAGCACAAGTTTCAGACAAAGCTAATGGAAGCTCAGGATATCAGGCTCAAGGCTGTATCAGAGGCCTTGGTGAATGTGAAGGTGCTGAAGCTGTATGCTTGGGAAAcacatttcaagaaaataattGAAGGTTTGAGAGAAACTGAATTGAAGTGGCTGTCAGCATTTCAATTTCGCAGAGCATACAATAGCTTCCTGTTTTGGTCATCCCCTGTTCTAGTGTCAGCTGCTACTTTCACTACATGCTATTTCCTTCACATTCCTCTCAATCCTAGCAATGTTTTCACCTTCGTAGCAACATTGCGTCTAGTCCAAGACCCAGTGAGACTAATACCAGAAGTCATTGGTACTGTAATTCAAGCAAATGTTGCCTTTGCACGGATAGTCAACTTTTTGCATGCACCTGAGATAAATATTAAACATATTAGAAAACATACTCACTTGAATGCCGACTGCCCAGTTGTGATTCAGGGTGGCAGCTTTTCTTGGGAAGAGAGCACATTGAAGCCAACACTGAGAAATTTAAACCTGGTTGTTAAAGCTAAAGAGAAAGTAGCAATCTGTGGTGAAGTTGGTTCGGGAAAATCAAGTCTCTTAGCTGCTATCTTGGGAGAGATTCCTAAGACAGAAGGAAAG ATACAAGTTTCTGGAAAAGTTGCCTATGTTGCTCAAACTGCATGGATACAAACAGGGAGTATACAAGATAACATTCTGTTTGGCTTAAACATGGATAAGCAAAGATATCAGGAGACACTAGAAAAGTGTTCTTTGATGAAGGATATCAATATGTTACCATTAGGCGATCTTACTGAAATAGGAGAAAGAGGAGTAAATCTCAGTGGTGGCCAGAAACAACGCATTCAACTTGCTCGTGCACTTTATCAAGATGCTGACATATATCTGCTGGATGATCCTTTTAGTGCTGTTGATGCTCATACTGCTAGTAGCCTATTTAAT gaaTACGTTATGGTTGGTCTAGCAGAGAAGACAGTCATTTTAGTGACTCATCAAGTTGATTTCCTTCTGGTTTTTGATTCAATTATG TTAATGTCAGATGGTGAAGTTCTTAGTTCTGCATCTTACGATGAGCTACTGACTTCTTGCAAAGAATTTGAAGACCTTGTTATTGCACACAGAGACACAATTGGCCCTAGAAAGCTTGAGAGAGTTGCGTTCCAGACACAAAGCAAGACATCTGTGAGAGAGATTAACAGTtcacataatgaaaagaaaaatgaaatggaaaaaccTTCTGAAGTACATCAACTAAtaaagagagaagagaaagaaagaggTGACACTGGTCTGAAGCCTTACATACAGTATCTCAACCAGAACAAGGGATACCTGTATGTCTCACTAGCAGGTCTTTGTCACTTGATATTTGTAGTTGGACAGGTTTCACAGAATTCATGGATGGCTGCTAGTGTTCAGAACTCTCAGATCAGCACGTTGCATTTGATTACTGTGTACTTGGCAATTGGGTTTGGTACTGTTGTCTTCTTGCTCGGCAGATCTGTGTTTGTGGTGACTCTTGGTCTCCAGTCTTCAAGGTCTTTGTTCTTGCTGTTATTAAACTCTCTTTTCCGTGCACCCATGTCTTTTTTTGATTCCACCCCGCTTGGAAGGATACTAAGCCGG GTCTCCTCTGACTTAAGTATTGTTGACCTTGATGTTCCGTTTGCCTTTTTCTTTAGCATGAGTGCTACAATGAATTGTTTCAGCAATCTTGGGGTTCTTGCTGCTGTTACATGGCCAGTTCTTTTTATCTCCCTACCAATGATCTACCTTACAATTCGGTTGCAG AGATACTACTTAGCTTCTGCAAAGGAGTTGATGCGCATAAATGGCACTACAAAATCGCTTGTGGCAAATCATCTCTCTGAGTCCTTAACTGGATCCACAACAATCAGGGCTTTTAGTGAGGAAGATCGGTTCTTTTCCAAAAGCTTGGAACTTATCGACAAAAATGCTAGTCCTTTCTTCCATAATTTTGCAGCAAGTGAGTGGTTAATTCAACGTTTAGAAACAATGAGTGCTGTTGTTGTTTCTTCATCAGCACTCATCATGGCTTTGCTTCCTCCAGGAACTTTTAGCCCTG GATTTATTGGAATGGCTCTGTCTTATGGCCTTTCTTTGAATGTTTCACTGGTTTTCTCTATTCAAAACCAGTGCATTCTTGCAAATAATATCATCTCTGTAGAAAGGCTGGATCAATACATGCATATAACTAGCGAGGCCGCTGAAACTGTTGAAGATAATAAGCCACCAGTTGATTGGCCTGTTATTGGTAGAGTGGAAATTTACGATTTGAAG ATAAGGTACAGGAAGGAGGCACCACTTGTATTATGTGGAATTAGTTGTACATTTGAAGGGGGAAAGAAGATTGGGATTGTTGGAAGGACTGGAAGTGGGAAGACAACTCTCATAGGTGCATTGTTTCGTCTGGTTGAGCCTGAAGGAGGAAAAATCACCATTGACGATATTGATATTACCACAATTGGGTTGCATGATCTGAGGTCTTGCCTTGGAATCATCCCTCAGGATCCAACCCTTTTTCATGGTTCTGTCCGTTATAATTTGGATCCTTTAGGACAATACACAGATCAACATATCTGGGAG GTCCTTGACAAATGCCAGCTACGAGAAGTTGTTCAAGAGAAAGAAGGCGGCTTGGATTCACTAG TTGTTGAAGATGGATTGAACTGGAGCATGGGGCAAAGACAATTATTTTGCTTGGGACGTGCACTTTTGAGGAGAAGTCGGATTCTAGTGCTTGATGAAGCAACAGCGTCAATCGACAATGCAACCGATGCCATTCTCCAAAAGACAATAAGGACTGAGTTTGCAGATTGCACAGTTATAACAGTTGCTCATCGGATCCCGACCGTCATGGACTGCGACATGGTACTCGCTATTAGTGATG GAAATTTGGTAGAGTTTGATGAGCCGATGAAGTTGATGAAGACTGAGGCATCTTTGTTCGGGAAGCTTGTTAAGGAGTATTGGACGCAAGCCTCGGATGCAAGTATCTAG